Below is a window of Syntrophorhabdaceae bacterium DNA.
AGCCGACGATGGGAGTTGAACCCGCGACCTGCTCATTACGAGTGAGCTGCTCTGCCACTGAGCTACGTCGGCGTTGAGTTTTATATAGCATAACCTGCCGTTTTCGTACAATACAAATTTGCTTTGCCTGCCGGTTCACGGGCGGCTGGTGTTTTGCGCCCGTGGGACCTCAAAGATACAAGGCCATGTATTTCAAGAGAATGTCGTTCTCCCTCTTCCGCTTTACCGCCACCCTGATATATCTGTCCCCGAGGCCCGAAAAGCCTGAGCAGCCACGCATCAAGATGTTGTGTTCCTTTAAGCCCTTTATGATGAGGGGCGCCCGCCGGCACCGCAGGAGATAGTAGTTTGCGTGAGATGGGACGTAGTCGATCCCGAGATCCTTGAAACCCTTTTCGAGGCGAACCTTCTGTCTTGAAAGGAATACATGCGTCCGGTCCCTGTGATCGGTGAGATCGAGGGCGGTGAGGCCTGCCGCCTGCGCAAGGGCGTTCACGCTCCATGGCTCCCGCATCGCGGTCAGGGCTGATGCAGCCCTGGAGGGAAAGACGCCCCATCCGAGGCGAAGGCCGGGCAGGGCGTAGAACTTGGTCATTGACCTCAGCACTATGATCCACGGGTTCCCTTCGGTGAGGGCGACAGCGGAGGCTTCGGAGGTGAATTCAATGAATGATTCGTCTATTATGAAGTAGATTCCTCCCTGTGCCGCGAGAGTTGCCGCCTCCTCGAGAGCTGCCCTTTCAACTGTTCTTCCCGTCGGGTTGTTGGGGTTGCAGAGGAAGACCGCGTCGGCACGCTCTTTCAGGGCCTGCCTGACAAGCTTGACGGGCTCGATGTCGAAATTGTCGCTTTCCAGAAGAGGGTAGGGGAGTACGGTGCATGGGGCCCGCGCGGCCCTGCACGCCCGTTCATATTCATTGAAGGTCGGCTGGGGAATGAGGACCCTCGCAAAGGGCAGCGCCCTCGGAAGAAGGTATATCAATTCCGTACACCCATTTCCGCAAAAGACCAGGGACGGGTCGACGTTGAAGGTCTCGGAAAGCCTGTTTCTCAATTGCAGGGAATCGGGGTCCGGATAATGTTCGATGTCACGAAGATGGTCCCTGATAGCTCTTTTGATCTGCCGGGGCGTACCGAGGGGATTGATGGAGGCGCTGAAGTCGATGATGTCCCCCGGTTCAACACCGGTGGTTCGCGCCACATCATAGATATTGCCCCCGTGCCGATTCACAGAACCACTCCAAGGGATATCGCTATGACAGCGCAGAAGAAGCCGGTGAAGGATGCGATGCGAATGATTCCCACGGTCTCCATGGACGCCGTGAGGTAGTCCGTTCTGCCGCTGGTCCCGATATGGGGTTTATGTATCATGATCCCCCCGTACGTTGAGGGTCCTCCCAACCTCACGCCGAGGGCACCGGCCACGGCCGCCTCCGGGTAGCCGCTGTTGGGACTGGAGTGGTTGCACCCGTCGCTGCGCATTGTGGTCAGGGCGGCCAGTGCTTTCTCCGGCGATCTCAAGACAATGGCGGCGGCAAAAGCGATGAGGAGCGCCGAGATCCTTGCGGGAACATAGTTGACGATGTCGTCGAGGCGTGCCGAAGCCCACCCCAGGTGGAGATATCTTTCATTCCTGTACCCGACGGTGGAATCGAGGGTGTTTACCGCTTTGTATGCCAGCGCGCAGGGGATTCCTCCGACGGTCAGGTAGAGAAGGGGTGCAATTACGCCGTCGGAAAGGTTCTCCGAGAGGGTCTCGATGGTTGCCCGCAGTATGCCGTCCCTGTCGAGGCTGTCGACATCGCGGCCGACGATCATACGAAGCCGCTGCCTTGCCAATGCCATGTCGTCGGCTCGGACCGCCCCAATTACCCNNNNNNNNNNNNNNNNNNNNNNNNNNNNNNNNNNNNNNNNNNNNNNNNNNNNNNNNNNNNNNNNNNNNNNNNNNNNNNNNNNNNNNNNNNNNNNNNNNNNTGTCGCCGTCACCGGTGGACTTTACGGAAAGGGCATCGAAGGTGTCCGAGAGGCCGTCCTGGTGAAACCCGCCGTTTGTCAGGAGATATGCCGAGATGACAAGGATGGAGGTCACCGCGGGGGAAAGGAATGTGAGGGAAACGAAAGAGATTATCGCCAGAAAAGCTCCCTGGAGGAAGCCGACGAGAGGGAAGAACACGGCCGAACCTGACATATCCGCCCCGGAGAGTTCCCCCCTGATGCGTATGGGGATGATGGTCAGGAACTGAAAGGCCGCCGGTATCCTCTTCATGCGTTTCAGGTCAACTCCTTTGACACACCGGCCTCATCGAAGGTGGCCATCTCGCGGTAGATCTTGAGGCCTGCCTCGATAAGGGTCATGGCAAGGGCCGCCCCCGTTCCTTCGCCGAGGCGCAGGCCCATGTCGAGGACGGGTTCAAGCCCTATTTTCTTCAGCATGACACTGTGCCCTTTTTCTACCGAGTTATGGGCCGCGAACATGTAATCCCTGACAGCGGGCGCGATGGACCAGGCGATGATCGCGCCCGCCGTCGATATGATGCCGTCGACGACAACGGGGATCCTCAGCGATGCCGCGCCGAGAATGAAACCGGCGATCCCCCCGATCTCGGCGCCGCCAACCTTTGCGAGGACACCCACCGGGTCGGCGGGATCGGGTTTGTTGAGGGCAATGGCATCTTCGATGACGGTGATCTTGTGGCGCAGGGACTCGTCGGAGATGCCCGTGCCTTTTCCCGTGACCTCCGCGGCCGACGCACCGGTCATGACGGCGGCGATGGCGCTCGATGGCGTTGTGTTGCCTATACCCATGTCGCCCGTACCGAAGAGGCGGTACCCTTTATCCGCGTACTCCTTCGCCAGGGCGATACCCGTCTCGATGGTTTGGGCGGCCTCGTCCCGTGTCATGGCCGCACCCTTGCGCATGTTTCTCGTGCCCCTGACCACCTTTTTGCGGATGAGCCCCGGGTCGTCGTCGAAATCGTGGTCCACGCCCATATCGACGACAACGACATCGGCACCCGCATGGCGGGCGAGGACATTTATACCGGCGCCGCCCTGGAGGAAATTGTGCACCATCTGCACTGTCACCTCCTTCGGGAATAGGGAAACGCCTTCGTCGACGACGCCATGGTCGCCCGCAAAGGTAAATATGGCCTTCTTTCCGAAAAGAGGCGGCATGCTGTCGCCGGTGATGGCCACGATCCGTTTCGCGAATTCCTCGAGCCTTCCCAGGCTCCCCTGGGGCTTCGTCAGGCTGTCGAGGCGTGCTGTGGCGAGGTTCAGCAGGCCCTCGTCAGTTCCTTCAATGTGTATCTTTTCCAATTCTACGTCTCCTTTATCTTCATAGGGATACCGGCTGCCATAAGATAGACGTCCGTCGCGGCCGAGGCAACCTCAGCATTCAAACGGCCGATGTTGTCCCGGTATTCCCTTCCCAGGGGCGTCTCGGGTACGAGTCCAAGGCCCACCTCGTTGGAAACGATGTAGAGCAGACCCGGGGCATCGTCCGAAATGGCCGCGATAAGCTCATCGACATACCGCCCAAATGGCAGTTGGCGCATCATGAGGTTCGAAACCCACAGGGTAAGGCAGTCGATGAGGATTATAGGGTATTCCGGCCCCAATTTCCTGACCAGTGACGGGATCTCCACCGGCTCCTCGAATGTCCGCCAGTTCTTCCCCCGCTCCCTTTGATGGTTGGCGATGCGAGCCTTCATTTCGTCGTCAAGGGCCTCGGCGGTGGCCACAAAGGCTTTCTTCCCCTCCTCCGCCGCCGCCGCGCGAAGGGCGAAGGTGCTTTTTCCGCTCCGGGCGCCGCCCAGGATCAGGATCCTTTTTCGCATTCTTCCCTAACCTCCTCCGATACGATCATCACGAACGGTTTCAGGGACAACGGGTTCTGACGGACGACGACCACGGTCTTGTAGACATCCTCGATGGTCTCGTAGTCGATCACCTCCGCCGGAGCCCCGGCCTTCCGGATCCTCCCCCCGTCCATAAGAACAAGGCTTTCGCAGTATTCGGAAGCGAGGTTTAGATCGTGAAGTATGATCACGACGGTGAGCCCCTCCTGCCTGTTCAGGCGCTTCACCAGGTCGAGTATGGCTGCCTGGTGGGTGATGTCGAGGTGTGACGTCGGTTCGTCGAGGAGGAGGGCCTCCGGTTGCTGGGTAAGGCCGCGGGCGATGAAGGCAAGCTGGACCTCGCCGGCGCTCATCTCGGACATGAGGGCGTCCTTGAGGTGGAGGATGCCCGTCATCTCCATCACCCTGCCTGCTATGGCGGCGTCCTCTTCCTTCTCGAAGAACTGGAGCTTCCCGTAGTAGGGGATCCTTCCGAGAAGGACGAACTCCCTGACCGTCATCTCGATAAGAGGCATATTCTGGGAGACGACGGCGATCTTTCTGGCCACATCCCCGATCTGAAGCCTCTTCATGTCGACGCCGTCGAGGAGGACTGTTCCCTTCGAGGGCTTGATAAGGCGCGTCATGGCCCGCAGCATCGTCGTCTTTCCCGATCCGTTGGGGCCTATGATTCCGACAAATTGACCTTTTCCAATGGAAAGGTCGATCTCGCGAAGGATGGTCTTTTCACCGTACCCGCACGTGAGTTCCCTTAACTCTATCACAGGGAACCTCCCCCCGACGGGCCCGACGTCTGCCGTCTTGCCAGGATGTAAATGAACACGATCCCCCCCAGTATACCCGTGATGACGCCCACGGGAAGTTCGATGGGGGCGATCACTGTGCGCGCGATGGTGTCGCAGAAGATGAGGAACCCCGATCCGACGAGGAAGGATATGACAAGGAGTCGTCTGTGGTCGTAGCCCGTCATTATCCTGACAAAGTGGGGGACGATAAGGCCCACGAAGCCTATGATGCCCGTCAGGGAGACGCTGATCCCCGTGAGGAGGGAGGCCATGAGGAAAAGCTGCTTCTTCGCCCTTTCCGTATCGATACCGAGATGGACCGCCTCCTCCTCCCCGAGGGACAGGGCGTTAAGGACGGAGGCGAAGAAATAGGAGACGAAGAGACAGGCAACAACGATGGCTGTCAGCACAAGGATGAGCGTCCAACTCGGCTCTTCCAGGGACCCCATGATCCAGAACACGATGCTGTGGAGTTCCTGTGTCTTGGATATGGCGAAGATAAGGAAGACAAGGGACGAGGAGATGAAACTCATCATGACCCCGGTGAGCAGAATGCCCTGCATCCTCAGGACGGTACGGCGCATGTTCAGGAAATAGAGGGGAAGGATGACGAGACAGGACCCGAGAAACCCCGAAAGGGGAAGGGCCGTCACGGGCAGGATATAATGGAGCTGCAGGATGATGCACAACGCCGCGCCCAGGGCCGCACCCCCGGATATGCCAAGGGTGTAGGGTTCGACGAGGGGGTTTCTGAACATCCCCTGGAGGATGACCCCCGCGATGGATAGGGCACCCCCGACGGCAAAGCCAAGAACGATCCTCGGCAGCCGGATATCCATGAGGATGCCGAATTCCGGTGTGGCCTGCCCATTCAGGATGATCGTGAGGATCCTGCGAAGGGGTATGCCCGCCGACCCGCTCGCCATACCGGTGATGGCGGCCGCTGCCAGAAAGACACAGGCCGCGGGCAGGAGGACCCTCATAGGCCGTCGCTTCATTTCCACCCCGTCGCTTCATGGGGATGGAGGAGCGCCGCTATATCGCCGAGGGACCTGGCGAAGCTCACCGGTGTCGGGCTGCAGACGTCGTCGGAGTCCATGAGGTACACCCGGCCATTTTTCACCGCCTTCACCGTCGGGAATTTTCTCCATGCAAGGCGCTCGTTCCGGCCGCTGAGGCCCATGGTGACAATAAGGATCACGTCGGGGTCTCTGAGGACGGCCTCTTCGCGGCCTACGCTTCCCGAGGCGACATCCCTGAACAGGTTGACGGCTCCGGCAAACTCTATGAAGTCATTCATGAATACGTCCCTCGTCGCGACGAAGAAAGGCTTCGAGCCTATCTGAACGAGCACCCCGGGCCTGGACAGACAAGCCGTTCTCTGCTTGATGGCGTCAACACGTGACCGTGCGATACCGACAAGGCGCTTCGCCTCTTCGGACCTTCCTGTGACCCTGCCCATCTGGAGGAAGGCGTCACAGAGCCCGGAAAAGGTATCGGCTATGGTGAAGGTGACGACATTGAGTCCGAGCTGCTTCATCTTTTGTATGGTCTTCGGGTCCGTGAGGGTCATGGCAAGGACGAGATCGGGCTGCAATTTCAGGATCTTCTCCAGGTTAGGCTGCATGACGGTGCCCACTTTCTCCTTTGTTCCTGCCTCTTTGGGCCTGTTGCAATAAGTGGTTACGCCGATAATGCTCTTCTCCAGTCCGAGAAGGTAGAGCGATTCCGTGACCGCGGGGCTTAGGGAGACTATGCGAAGGGATCTCGCCGTCTTCTGTGTCCCTTCGGCCCATGCCGGCAGGGCAAGACACAGGATGATTATGGCGGCGAGGACTGACAGCGGCCGGGGCATCTTTCTTGAGAAAGAGGGGATCATATGTCTTCCCTCGGGGGGAGCGCCTTGATATCAAGGAAGAAATACTCTTCTGTCGACCGGATGTTCCCTCTCTCTAAAGGGACGGGCCTGCGGAAGATGGGGCCGTCGTAGACGAAGCTGTGGTATTCGCCCCTCTCGCCGCATAGGTCAACATCGCCGCCAAGGGCCTTGAGGTCATTGACGAACGCCCCGTCTATCTCCCTGCCGATCCAGGTATCGTCGAGATAGCGCCGGTTCACGGTGACGATGACGGCCTTGAAACCCTCATTTATGAACTCCGAAAGGAGGTCGTCCCTTTTTTCAAGCCACAGGGGAAGGGAAGGGCGCAGTTTGTATTCCGAGCAGACCCTTTCCACCCACGCCCTGTGCTCTTCCATATCGATATCGCCGAAGATTCCCCGGTATATCCCTTCATCACGGAAGGCGGAAAGCGCCTTCTTGAACTCCTCTTCGTACCCGTTCCATGTCGTCCTGCGCTGCACAAGGGGGATGCCGATGGCCTCAGCCTGAAGGGAAAGCAGGTCCGCTTCAAGGCCGTGCGTGCGGGAGTGGGTGCCATCCTCCGTCACCATGTTGATGAGCCGCGTTACCGCGAACCCCGACCGTCGGGCTCGGTGGAGCGCCAGGGCGCTTTCCTTCCCCCCGCTCCAGGAACAGAATACATTCTCAGGACCCTTTGTCATAGAACACTCCCCTCGATCCATCCGCATACCCTGCAGTGACGGCGGTCCTTATTCATTCCGGCGCCGCATCCTTCACAGGCCTTTTCGTCTTGTCCGGGGCGCGGGACATCCCCGACCATCTTTCTATACACCTCGTAATAATGAAGGTGCGCCTTGTTGTAGAAACGCACACTGTATGAGCGCCTCTTGTCCTCATATTCCTTATCCGATATGGCAGCGTCCAGTATGGTGTTAAGTTGCGTCATCCCAGACCCCACTTCAAGGGGCCTCTTGCCCTGCCAGAGGATCCTGTCGGGCAGAAGACCTTCAAGAGCACGCCTCAAGACCCATTTGCCGTGGACGATGCCGTTTTGTTCCCTGATCTTCCATTTTCCCCGTATCTCGAGGGCAAAATCAAGGATTTCTTTATTCAGGAAGGGTTGCATCACCTCTATAGCGAGGTGCCTGCCGAGGGGTATCGAGTTAAAACTCATGACACCTGAAAGCTCCCGGATGTATCCGTCGAGGTCTTCCATTGACGCCATATATGAATAACCGCCGAAAAGCTCGTCCGATCCGTCACCGGTCATGACTGACCCAAGACCCATCGACTTCGCCTCCTTCAGGGCAAAGTAGACGGCAAGGTCATTGGGAACAGCGGGGTCGAAGCTCTGCAATATCGCAACAACCTGCGGTACTGCGGCCAGTGCCTCATCAACGGGCACGGCCCTGTGGATAAGCTCCATGCCCAGCGCATCGGCGGCCTCCAGGGCATATTTCAGGTCGGGACTATCTGCCCCAAGGGTCACTATGATGCCTCTTTTACATCCGGAGAGGGCGGCGGCTATGGACGAATCCAGGCCGCCGGAGAAGAGAACGCCCTGGGGCCTGAAGCTGGAGAAGACCTTCCGGAGCACTTGCCTTAACATTAATATTGTACTTTCGGCAGATAGAGCTTCCTCAGAACTTGTAGTTATATTGCACCCCCAGTATATAGTTCCGCTCCGCTGACGGATAATAGTTTTTCGCGCCCGTCCCGTTGGAGACAACAGCATATTCGCTGTATTGTTTATCGAAAAGGTTCCTTATCCCGCCCGTCACCTTCAGGCCCTTCCAGGCGTAGACCGCCGTGAGATCATAAAGGGTGAAGCCGCCCATGGCGGGATAGGCGTTTCTCACATCACTCGTCATGTAGCGGTTACCGGTGTACAGCGAAGAGAATGTGAGTGTGAGATCATGGATGGCCCAGGAGACGGCACCGGTCAGTTTGTTTCTCGGGACCATGGGGACCCGGTTCCCGTCGAGGTCGTCTCCGTCAAACTTTGCCTCCATGTACGTGTACCCGAGATCGACCCTCAGGCTCGGGACGATAAGCCAGAAGAAAGAAGCCTCGAGGCCCTCACGCTTTGTCTTGTCATAGTTGGAGTTCGTAAACGTGAGGGGGTTGTAGTATATCTCGTTCTTGTGGCGGCCGGAAAAGACGGTGGCGCTGGCGCCGATGTCCCTCGTGAAATTGAACCTGACGCCCAGATCGATCTCTTTTACCGTGTGAGGCTCCAGGGATTCGTTAATGGGGGGCGTCGCAAAGGGGCTGAAGTATTCGTCCGTTGCCGGGAACCGGAAGCCTTTCGAGTAGTTGACGAATACGTTCCCTTTCTCGGGGATAATGAAGTTGAGTCCCACCCGGAAGGCTTCCTTTTCATTCTTTACGAAATCATTGATAGGTGCCAGGAATCCCGTGTTGTCGGTATAGTCGATATCGTATTTGGCCTTGGCCAGGCGGTAACCGGCGCTGAAAAGGAGGTTTTTCAGGAGATGTATCTCGTCGTTGATGTAAAAACCGTATTCCGTCTTGTTAATGTTGGTGTCGGAATCGGTGCCCGAGCCGAGGTCGTTGCTTCGACTGGGGGAAAAATAGTAATCGATCCCGCCGACAAGGGTGTTCTTCAGTGAAAAAAGATCCTCCTTAACGGTGATCTTCGGTGTGAGCGACATCGTCTCAAACCTTCTCATCGAATCCCAGGGGGTGCCCGACATGTCGTAGTGAAATGACGTGTGCCTCTTTCGGTAGGCTGCGCCCAGGGAAAGAAGTACCGCTTCGTAAGGCTTTGCCGATGCCTCGACATCGATGAAGTTGTCCTCGGTATTGCCTTCGTCCAGGGGGGTTTTCGAATCTTTCCTGCCGTATGCGCCGGTGAGGAGATCCGCCTGGGTCAGGGATCCGGGCAGGCCGTAGGTATCCCTGTGGTGCCCGGCCTTTACGCCTATGGTGAAGTCCCTGGGAAGGGCAAAGGAAAAGGAGCCCAGAATGTCCCTGGCGCGGATATCGTTGTTGTGCCTGTAGCCGCTTGTATCGTATGAAGATGTAAGAACATTGTAGGAAAACCTGCCTTCCTTGCCCGACACCCCAAGATAGGGGTTGTAAAGGTCATAGGTGCCCGTGTTCAGGCCGGCGATAACCGACGGCTTCCCTTCACCCTTCTTCAGTATGATATTGACGA
It encodes the following:
- the cobD gene encoding threonine-phosphate decarboxylase CobD produces the protein MNRHGGNIYDVARTTGVEPGDIIDFSASINPLGTPRQIKRAIRDHLRDIEHYPDPDSLQLRNRLSETFNVDPSLVFCGNGCTELIYLLPRALPFARVLIPQPTFNEYERACRAARAPCTVLPYPLLESDNFDIEPVKLVRQALKERADAVFLCNPNNPTGRTVERAALEEAATLAAQGGIYFIIDESFIEFTSEASAVALTEGNPWIIVLRSMTKFYALPGLRLGWGVFPSRAASALTAMREPWSVNALAQAAGLTALDLTDHRDRTHVFLSRQKVRLEKGFKDLGIDYVPSHANYYLLRCRRAPLIIKGLKEHNILMRGCSGFSGLGDRYIRVAVKRKRENDILLKYMALYL
- the cbiB gene encoding adenosylcobinamide-phosphate synthase CbiB yields the protein VIGAVRADDMALARQRLRMIVGRDVDSLDRDGILRATIETLSENLSDGVIAPLLYLTVGGIPCALAYKAVNTLDSTVGYRNERYLHLGWASARLDDIVNYVPARISALLIAFAAAIVLRSPEKALAALTTMRSDGCNHSSPNSGYPEAAVAGALGVRLGGPSTYGGIMIHKPHIGTSGRTDYLTASMETVGIIRIASFTGFFCAVIAISLGVVL
- a CDS encoding adenosylcobinamide-GDP ribazoletransferase — its product is MKRIPAAFQFLTIIPIRIRGELSGADMSGSAVFFPLVGFLQGAFLAIISFVSLTFLSPAVTSILVISAYLLTNGGFHQDGLSDTFDALSVKSTGDGD
- the cobT gene encoding nicotinate-nucleotide--dimethylbenzimidazole phosphoribosyltransferase, coding for MEKIHIEGTDEGLLNLATARLDSLTKPQGSLGRLEEFAKRIVAITGDSMPPLFGKKAIFTFAGDHGVVDEGVSLFPKEVTVQMVHNFLQGGAGINVLARHAGADVVVVDMGVDHDFDDDPGLIRKKVVRGTRNMRKGAAMTRDEAAQTIETGIALAKEYADKGYRLFGTGDMGIGNTTPSSAIAAVMTGASAAEVTGKGTGISDESLRHKITVIEDAIALNKPDPADPVGVLAKVGGAEIGGIAGFILGAASLRIPVVVDGIISTAGAIIAWSIAPAVRDYMFAAHNSVEKGHSVMLKKIGLEPVLDMGLRLGEGTGAALAMTLIEAGLKIYREMATFDEAGVSKELT
- the cobU gene encoding bifunctional adenosylcobinamide kinase/adenosylcobinamide-phosphate guanylyltransferase, which translates into the protein MRKRILILGGARSGKSTFALRAAAAEEGKKAFVATAEALDDEMKARIANHQRERGKNWRTFEEPVEIPSLVRKLGPEYPIILIDCLTLWVSNLMMRQLPFGRYVDELIAAISDDAPGLLYIVSNEVGLGLVPETPLGREYRDNIGRLNAEVASAATDVYLMAAGIPMKIKET
- a CDS encoding ABC transporter ATP-binding protein is translated as MIELRELTCGYGEKTILREIDLSIGKGQFVGIIGPNGSGKTTMLRAMTRLIKPSKGTVLLDGVDMKRLQIGDVARKIAVVSQNMPLIEMTVREFVLLGRIPYYGKLQFFEKEEDAAIAGRVMEMTGILHLKDALMSEMSAGEVQLAFIARGLTQQPEALLLDEPTSHLDITHQAAILDLVKRLNRQEGLTVVIILHDLNLASEYCESLVLMDGGRIRKAGAPAEVIDYETIEDVYKTVVVVRQNPLSLKPFVMIVSEEVREECEKGS
- a CDS encoding iron ABC transporter permease, which codes for MKRRPMRVLLPAACVFLAAAAITGMASGSAGIPLRRILTIILNGQATPEFGILMDIRLPRIVLGFAVGGALSIAGVILQGMFRNPLVEPYTLGISGGAALGAALCIILQLHYILPVTALPLSGFLGSCLVILPLYFLNMRRTVLRMQGILLTGVMMSFISSSLVFLIFAISKTQELHSIVFWIMGSLEEPSWTLILVLTAIVVACLFVSYFFASVLNALSLGEEEAVHLGIDTERAKKQLFLMASLLTGISVSLTGIIGFVGLIVPHFVRIMTGYDHRRLLVISFLVGSGFLIFCDTIARTVIAPIELPVGVITGILGGIVFIYILARRQTSGPSGGGSL
- a CDS encoding ABC transporter substrate-binding protein, with translation MIPSFSRKMPRPLSVLAAIIILCLALPAWAEGTQKTARSLRIVSLSPAVTESLYLLGLEKSIIGVTTYCNRPKEAGTKEKVGTVMQPNLEKILKLQPDLVLAMTLTDPKTIQKMKQLGLNVVTFTIADTFSGLCDAFLQMGRVTGRSEEAKRLVGIARSRVDAIKQRTACLSRPGVLVQIGSKPFFVATRDVFMNDFIEFAGAVNLFRDVASGSVGREEAVLRDPDVILIVTMGLSGRNERLAWRKFPTVKAVKNGRVYLMDSDDVCSPTPVSFARSLGDIAALLHPHEATGWK
- a CDS encoding diphthine--ammonia ligase — protein: MTKGPENVFCSWSGGKESALALHRARRSGFAVTRLINMVTEDGTHSRTHGLEADLLSLQAEAIGIPLVQRRTTWNGYEEEFKKALSAFRDEGIYRGIFGDIDMEEHRAWVERVCSEYKLRPSLPLWLEKRDDLLSEFINEGFKAVIVTVNRRYLDDTWIGREIDGAFVNDLKALGGDVDLCGERGEYHSFVYDGPIFRRPVPLERGNIRSTEEYFFLDIKALPPREDI
- a CDS encoding asparagine synthase-related protein, yielding MLRQVLRKVFSSFRPQGVLFSGGLDSSIAAALSGCKRGIIVTLGADSPDLKYALEAADALGMELIHRAVPVDEALAAVPQVVAILQSFDPAVPNDLAVYFALKEAKSMGLGSVMTGDGSDELFGGYSYMASMEDLDGYIRELSGVMSFNSIPLGRHLAIEVMQPFLNKEILDFALEIRGKWKIREQNGIVHGKWVLRRALEGLLPDRILWQGKRPLEVGSGMTQLNTILDAAISDKEYEDKRRSYSVRFYNKAHLHYYEVYRKMVGDVPRPGQDEKACEGCGAGMNKDRRHCRVCGWIEGSVL
- a CDS encoding TonB-dependent receptor, which gives rise to MARVFTLFFLYMFMFSPFFCFSEEPAAHKLDSIVVTAARTESKINEVPANISVITREQIEEKGARTLTDVFRDEQGVFTRSLLGNPKYSTIDIRGFGETAAQNSLFLVDGRRVNEIDMSGTDLMQVPVEMIERIEIYRGPASVLYGDNAIGGVVNIILKKGEGKPSVIAGLNTGTYDLYNPYLGVSGKEGRFSYNVLTSSYDTSGYRHNNDIRARDILGSFSFALPRDFTIGVKAGHHRDTYGLPGSLTQADLLTGAYGRKDSKTPLDEGNTEDNFIDVEASAKPYEAVLLSLGAAYRKRHTSFHYDMSGTPWDSMRRFETMSLTPKITVKEDLFSLKNTLVGGIDYYFSPSRSNDLGSGTDSDTNINKTEYGFYINDEIHLLKNLLFSAGYRLAKAKYDIDYTDNTGFLAPINDFVKNEKEAFRVGLNFIIPEKGNVFVNYSKGFRFPATDEYFSPFATPPINESLEPHTVKEIDLGVRFNFTRDIGASATVFSGRHKNEIYYNPLTFTNSNYDKTKREGLEASFFWLIVPSLRVDLGYTYMEAKFDGDDLDGNRVPMVPRNKLTGAVSWAIHDLTLTFSSLYTGNRYMTSDVRNAYPAMGGFTLYDLTAVYAWKGLKVTGGIRNLFDKQYSEYAVVSNGTGAKNYYPSAERNYILGVQYNYKF